The sequence CTATCAGGGGCAAGGTAACTATTACGGGAACAATGGAAGCCTAATCCAGGTTCGGATTATCCGGCAAGTCATCTTTATTTGGATGTATACAGGTGATCCAGTACTGAACAATAATTTCAAACATATTTGACTGTTCGGCAGGGGTCATTGGTTTATAGAAAAAGCCCTGCACATGGTACCGGTATGCCTGGATAACTTTTTGTCGCGAAAGGCTGTGGCTGACAAAAATAAATGGAATTGACTTCTGGCTTAAATACTCATCCTCTTCAAGGATTTTCTTAA is a genomic window of Bacteroidales bacterium containing:
- a CDS encoding response regulator, with product MMKRVRGKIILVDDENYEKDFLERALRVKDWNIQIEYFNNADDALEHLRMNADEVFLIISDIDMPGKNGMEFKKILEEDEYLSQKSIPFIFVSHSLSRQKVIQAYRYHVQGFFYKPMTPAEQSNMFEIIVQYWITCIHPNKDDLPDNPNLD